The following are encoded together in the Bacillus sp. V2I10 genome:
- a CDS encoding HipA family kinase has product MSDKEIMPVQYLKTLEGNYAQLFLLSDGNHYVVKFHMVRHYRKREIVNEWLTAKLAHLLDLPSLPIKVVHMPEDSLADIPPYRYSSYKPGNHLAFPFLKNVKSYAELAMPPQKENLVNMKDLAGMLVFDQWVNNNDRSRTNILFEEKENGTYFFWMIDHGRCFPGMYKWNEETLSQEPVYRVKMPVYQWASSLIMDPLLLYDFSEKMSNVKQEDIRAILAEIPSDWNVTKQEKEKLLAFLKREGLHELPQLIMDANSKYFGT; this is encoded by the coding sequence TTGTCAGATAAAGAGATCATGCCAGTCCAATACTTAAAAACATTGGAAGGAAATTATGCCCAGCTGTTTTTACTCAGCGATGGGAATCATTATGTGGTTAAATTTCATATGGTGCGGCACTACCGCAAACGGGAAATAGTAAATGAATGGCTTACAGCAAAACTTGCCCATCTTCTTGATTTGCCGAGTTTGCCAATTAAAGTTGTTCATATGCCTGAAGACTCTCTGGCAGATATACCTCCATACCGCTATTCTTCATATAAGCCAGGTAACCATCTGGCTTTTCCATTTCTGAAAAATGTAAAATCCTATGCAGAGCTTGCAATGCCTCCGCAAAAAGAAAACCTGGTAAATATGAAAGACCTGGCGGGAATGCTCGTGTTTGATCAGTGGGTGAACAATAATGACCGCAGCCGGACAAATATACTGTTTGAAGAAAAAGAAAACGGAACCTATTTCTTCTGGATGATTGATCATGGCAGATGTTTTCCTGGCATGTATAAATGGAATGAAGAAACACTTTCTCAAGAACCTGTTTACCGCGTTAAAATGCCTGTATACCAATGGGCAAGTTCGCTTATTATGGATCCCCTTTTGCTTTATGATTTCAGTGAAAAAATGAGCAATGTAAAGCAAGAGGACATTCGGGCGATTCTTGCAGAAATCCCGTCTGATTGGAATGTCACGAAACAGGAAAAAGAGAAGCTGCTTGCCTTTTTAAAAAGAGAGGGATTGCATGAGCTTCCTCAGCTTATCATGGATGCAAACAGCAAATACTTTGGCACCTAG
- a CDS encoding glycosyltransferase family 4 protein encodes MKIALIATEKLPVPAIKGGAIQIYLDSIAPLIAQKHEVTILSIQHPDLPEKETRNGVHYIRFAQSEYLSFLGEHLKNTKYDVVHLCNRPAWIPALHAQSPNTKWILSVHNEMFAVEKMTDEEGRACITAVAQIVTVSDYIGRTITDRFPEAKGKVRTVYSGVDLQTYFPDWTQEGRRLKERVRSELNLKNQKIILFVGRLSKVKGPHILLQAMPKILEKHPDTVMVFIGSKWFGDNEVNNYVRHLYTLGAMYPENVQFIQFVQPKNIPTLYAMSDIFVCSSQWQEPLARVHYEAMACGLPIITSNRGGNPEVIDEGRNGKVVNNFEEPLAYAEAINSLLDSSGKRNEMGRYGRSKAEREFSWNTVAGNLLRVYENGR; translated from the coding sequence ATGAAGATTGCATTAATAGCGACTGAAAAACTTCCTGTTCCCGCAATAAAAGGAGGAGCAATCCAGATCTACCTGGATTCCATTGCCCCTCTTATTGCACAAAAACATGAAGTGACAATCCTTTCAATTCAGCATCCAGATCTACCAGAAAAAGAAACGAGAAATGGTGTTCATTATATACGTTTTGCACAAAGCGAATATCTGTCTTTTCTAGGGGAGCATTTAAAAAACACAAAGTACGATGTGGTTCACCTGTGCAACAGACCAGCCTGGATTCCAGCACTGCATGCCCAGTCCCCGAATACGAAATGGATTTTAAGTGTTCACAATGAGATGTTCGCCGTTGAAAAAATGACGGATGAAGAGGGCAGAGCCTGTATTACAGCTGTCGCTCAAATCGTAACGGTCAGCGATTATATTGGCCGTACCATTACAGACAGATTCCCTGAGGCAAAAGGGAAGGTAAGAACCGTTTATTCTGGTGTAGACCTGCAGACTTATTTTCCGGACTGGACGCAGGAAGGCAGAAGGCTCAAAGAAAGAGTGCGTTCTGAATTAAATCTGAAGAATCAGAAAATCATTTTATTTGTAGGACGTTTAAGTAAAGTAAAGGGACCTCATATCCTCTTGCAGGCAATGCCTAAGATCCTTGAAAAACATCCTGATACTGTCATGGTTTTCATCGGCTCAAAATGGTTTGGCGACAATGAAGTCAACAACTATGTCAGACATTTATATACACTCGGGGCCATGTATCCTGAAAATGTTCAATTCATTCAGTTTGTTCAGCCGAAAAACATACCAACTCTATATGCCATGTCAGACATTTTTGTATGTTCATCGCAATGGCAGGAACCGCTGGCACGCGTTCATTACGAAGCTATGGCCTGCGGTCTTCCAATCATTACAAGCAACCGCGGAGGAAATCCGGAAGTCATTGATGAAGGCAGAAACGGTAAGGTTGTCAATAATTTTGAAGAACCTCTTGCTTATGCTGAAGCCATAAACTCCCTGCTTGACAGCTCTGGAAAACGTAATGAAATGGGAAGATACGGAAGATCAAAAGCAGAGCGTGAATTCAGCTGGAACACAGTAGCCGGGAATTTACTTAGAGTTTATGAAAATGGAAGATAG
- a CDS encoding CotS family spore coat protein, whose translation MNILNLYPFDIQSITLLTNKSGRTTWKVETGQGVKILKRVVMKPARMLLIAEGHEHLQDNGLPIAGIHRTKAGAICVGADNSAYVLYDLQEGKEVLYYDKRQMLQIMEFIGKFHQTSAGYMPDEMSKKRSRLGKWHKLFRWKLQELEGNKMLALKSDKENNLPAPAVIEPDAEQTWLQDPFAKMVIESIDEMILRGKQALAELDEGHYEKWSLECLESGMFCQQDFTLARFIETEDGLAMKELHSITSDLPSRDLRVILNKVLKKMSVWDSELVIELLRTYDKTNPLTKDQYRVLWTDLKFPHLYCSIVHKYFLGQKTSWSDEKYIWALQNIISVEQSKHEFLTDFDGLYSKIKA comes from the coding sequence ATGAATATCCTAAACTTGTACCCTTTTGATATACAGTCGATAACCCTTTTAACCAACAAAAGCGGGCGTACGACTTGGAAAGTAGAGACGGGTCAGGGTGTGAAAATTTTAAAGAGAGTTGTCATGAAGCCTGCAAGGATGCTGCTGATTGCAGAAGGGCATGAGCATCTGCAGGACAATGGTCTGCCAATTGCAGGCATACATCGTACAAAAGCAGGGGCAATCTGTGTCGGAGCTGATAATTCAGCATATGTCCTGTATGATCTGCAAGAAGGAAAAGAAGTTCTCTATTATGATAAAAGACAAATGCTCCAAATCATGGAGTTCATTGGAAAATTCCATCAAACCTCAGCTGGCTATATGCCGGATGAAATGAGCAAAAAAAGAAGCCGCCTCGGCAAATGGCATAAATTATTCAGATGGAAGCTGCAGGAACTTGAAGGAAATAAAATGCTCGCTTTAAAATCGGATAAAGAAAACAATCTTCCAGCTCCGGCTGTCATCGAACCTGATGCAGAACAAACGTGGCTGCAGGATCCCTTCGCAAAAATGGTGATTGAATCAATTGATGAAATGATTCTCCGCGGCAAGCAGGCTCTTGCGGAACTCGATGAAGGCCATTATGAGAAATGGTCTCTTGAATGCCTAGAATCGGGAATGTTTTGCCAGCAGGACTTTACGCTTGCCCGTTTTATTGAGACGGAAGATGGCCTTGCAATGAAAGAACTGCATTCCATTACATCTGATTTGCCATCCAGGGATTTGAGAGTGATTTTAAATAAGGTTTTGAAAAAAATGTCAGTCTGGGATTCTGAGCTGGTCATTGAGTTATTAAGAACGTATGACAAGACGAATCCTCTTACGAAAGATCAGTACAGGGTTTTATGGACAGATTTGAAGTTTCCTCATTTATACTGTTCGATCGTTCATAAGTATTTCCTCGGTCAAAAAACATCCTGGTCAGATGAGAAATATATATGGGCCCTGCAGAACATTATTTCTGTTGAGCAGTCAAAGCATGAATTCTTAACTGATTTCGATGGGTTATATTCGAAAATTAAAGCATAA
- a CDS encoding CotS family spore coat protein, with the protein MKKEDRKEEKEEEVYVLSPEEEAKLVKLAEYIIGSWDVQVDRIEVIQGGQMALVWKIHTSNGPVCLKRIHRPEKKALFSINAQNYLAEKGGRVPGIIRNKQNDLFTKQGPFLFVLYDWIEGGVFDLAVDPDLEVVMKGLAEFHLWSEGYHPPEGIPVFKKLGRWPNHYIKRCQQMESWKVIAQNTPDNPFSQLYLQEIDYFIEQGRQTLDRLMNSKYVPWIEEQSANPTLCHQDYGAGNTVLGNDGKIWVIDLDTVSYDLPIRDLRKMIIPLLDTTGVWDESRFQLMMNAYESVNPLTSEQKEVMYIDMLFPYEMYDIAREKFVRKTDMFPEELAQAFQYERIKEAHLNSLINS; encoded by the coding sequence ATGAAAAAAGAGGATCGTAAGGAAGAGAAAGAAGAAGAAGTATACGTTCTCTCTCCTGAAGAAGAAGCCAAACTTGTTAAGCTTGCGGAATACATTATTGGGAGCTGGGACGTTCAGGTTGACCGGATTGAAGTCATTCAAGGCGGTCAAATGGCACTCGTATGGAAAATTCACACGAGCAATGGACCGGTCTGTTTAAAGCGGATACACCGTCCTGAGAAGAAAGCATTATTCTCCATTAATGCACAGAATTACTTAGCCGAAAAAGGCGGCAGAGTACCGGGAATCATCCGCAATAAACAAAACGATCTCTTTACAAAACAAGGTCCTTTTTTATTCGTTCTTTATGACTGGATTGAAGGCGGCGTATTTGATTTAGCAGTGGATCCGGATCTGGAAGTGGTTATGAAAGGCCTGGCGGAATTCCATCTTTGGTCTGAAGGTTATCATCCGCCAGAAGGCATTCCTGTGTTTAAAAAGCTCGGACGCTGGCCAAATCACTATATTAAAAGATGTCAGCAAATGGAGTCATGGAAAGTTATCGCCCAAAATACTCCAGATAACCCGTTCTCTCAATTGTATCTGCAGGAAATTGACTATTTCATCGAACAGGGGCGCCAAACCCTTGACCGCCTGATGAATTCAAAGTATGTCCCTTGGATTGAAGAACAGTCTGCAAATCCAACCCTTTGCCATCAGGATTATGGCGCAGGAAATACTGTGCTTGGGAATGACGGCAAGATTTGGGTCATCGACTTAGATACGGTCTCTTATGATCTTCCTATCCGCGACCTGCGAAAAATGATTATACCTTTACTTGATACTACAGGAGTGTGGGATGAATCAAGATTCCAATTAATGATGAATGCTTATGAAAGTGTCAATCCTTTAACGTCTGAACAAAAAGAAGTGATGTATATCGATATGCTTTTCCCTTATGAAATGTATGATATTGCTCGGGAAAAGTTCGTCAGAAAAACAGATATGTTCCCAGAAGAGCTTGCTCAGGCTTTCCAGTATGAAAGAATCAAAGAAGCACATTTAAACAGCTTAATTAATTCATAA
- a CDS encoding DUF1360 domain-containing protein: MIGWIDFILLFLASFRLTRLLVYDKITAFIRRPFHKEAEEVLPDGSTLSYIEIKGEGLQKWIGELLSCYWCTGIWTSAFLYIIFVNMPDLASPLILILAIAGCAAILESIIEKLIF, from the coding sequence ATGATTGGATGGATCGATTTTATCTTACTGTTTTTAGCGAGCTTCAGACTTACCAGATTGCTTGTTTATGATAAAATAACAGCTTTTATCAGAAGGCCATTTCATAAGGAAGCAGAAGAGGTTTTGCCTGATGGAAGCACACTTTCCTATATTGAAATAAAGGGAGAAGGGCTGCAGAAGTGGATCGGTGAATTGCTCAGCTGTTACTGGTGCACGGGTATTTGGACTTCTGCCTTTCTGTATATTATTTTCGTTAACATGCCGGACCTCGCATCTCCGCTGATACTCATTCTGGCGATCGCAGGCTGTGCAGCGATTCTTGAATCTATCATTGAAAAATTAATCTTCTAA
- a CDS encoding N-acetyltransferase, giving the protein MGLTFKLAASDELEEIYELAGENRREATNHVSDDNKEKMIEAYEHSAKYQAYFVCLMDGSTMLGWIMIDKAFDFLTGDEIGWINDLYVKVPYRGKGYSKLLMEEAIKEFKKNGYSDVRLNVYAHNLKAMKLYEQMGFKDVSKFMKVSL; this is encoded by the coding sequence ATGGGGTTAACATTTAAACTGGCAGCTTCAGACGAATTAGAAGAAATTTACGAATTAGCAGGAGAAAACCGCAGGGAAGCAACCAATCACGTTTCAGACGATAATAAGGAAAAAATGATTGAAGCCTATGAACATTCCGCAAAATATCAAGCTTATTTTGTTTGCTTGATGGACGGCAGCACAATGCTTGGCTGGATTATGATTGATAAAGCATTCGATTTCTTGACGGGAGATGAAATTGGCTGGATTAATGATCTATATGTAAAAGTGCCATACAGAGGCAAGGGATACTCCAAGTTATTGATGGAGGAAGCAATAAAAGAATTCAAAAAAAACGGGTACAGCGATGTTAGGCTGAATGTGTATGCACATAACCTAAAAGCGATGAAACTATATGAACAAATGGGATTCAAAGACGTCAGCAAATTTATGAAAGTATCACTTTAA
- the cotJC gene encoding spore coat protein CotJC has protein sequence MWTYDKKLQYPVRVSTCNPTLAKFLIEQYGGADGELAAALRYLNQRYTIPDKVVGLLTDIGTEEFAHLEMIATMIYKLTKDATPQQLKEAGIGDHYVNHDSALFYQNAAGVPFTASYIQAKGDPIADLYEDIAAEEKARATYQWIIDMSDDPDLNDSLRFLREREIVHSQRFREAVEILKEERDRKKIF, from the coding sequence ATGTGGACATATGATAAAAAGCTGCAATACCCTGTAAGAGTCAGTACATGCAACCCTACTTTGGCCAAATTTTTAATTGAACAATATGGAGGAGCGGACGGTGAGCTTGCTGCTGCATTGCGTTATTTGAATCAGCGCTATACCATTCCTGATAAAGTCGTCGGGCTTCTTACAGATATTGGAACGGAGGAATTCGCCCATCTTGAAATGATTGCGACAATGATTTATAAATTAACAAAAGATGCAACCCCCCAGCAATTGAAAGAAGCAGGTATTGGAGATCATTACGTAAATCATGACAGCGCATTGTTTTACCAAAATGCTGCTGGAGTTCCTTTTACTGCTTCATATATACAGGCAAAAGGAGATCCTATTGCTGATTTATACGAAGATATTGCAGCAGAAGAAAAAGCCCGTGCTACCTATCAATGGATTATTGATATGTCTGATGATCCTGATTTAAATGATTCTCTCAGATTTCTAAGGGAACGGGAAATCGTGCATTCTCAGAGGTTTAGAGAAGCAGTAGAAATTTTAAAAGAAGAAAGAGACAGAAAAAAGATCTTTTGA
- a CDS encoding SRPBCC family protein translates to MSEFQDQVTVNAPLDKVFKFAADVENAPLFMQNVTKVEKLTDGPVQAGTKYRETREIRGREASAVIEFIEYVQSAKYSVKSEMKGMEAIYHYTFSASGNQTTIRFVCEINAKKFTMKLIKPVFVKIMKKEDGDHLQHLKKALEAQAADDKKGQ, encoded by the coding sequence ATGAGTGAATTTCAAGATCAAGTCACTGTAAATGCACCGCTTGACAAAGTATTCAAATTTGCCGCTGACGTTGAAAATGCCCCTCTGTTTATGCAAAATGTGACGAAAGTAGAGAAGCTGACGGATGGACCTGTTCAAGCAGGCACGAAATACAGAGAAACCCGTGAAATAAGGGGAAGAGAGGCTTCAGCGGTTATTGAATTTATTGAGTATGTTCAGAGCGCAAAGTACTCAGTTAAAAGTGAAATGAAAGGGATGGAAGCCATCTATCATTACACGTTTTCTGCATCAGGAAATCAGACGACAATCCGTTTTGTATGTGAAATCAATGCGAAAAAATTCACAATGAAACTCATTAAGCCGGTATTTGTGAAGATTATGAAAAAAGAAGATGGAGATCATCTTCAGCATTTAAAAAAAGCATTGGAAGCTCAGGCTGCAGATGATAAAAAAGGACAGTGA
- a CDS encoding spore coat protein CotJB: protein MAKTLPPEYYQKLEEIQAVDFVLVELTLYLDTHPDDAQAISQYNQYAQYCRQIKRTFESQFGPLSQGSPNPSGEYWTWKSGPWPWQV, encoded by the coding sequence ATGGCTAAAACACTTCCGCCAGAATACTATCAGAAGTTAGAGGAAATCCAGGCGGTTGATTTTGTTCTTGTCGAACTAACCTTATATTTAGACACGCATCCTGATGATGCTCAGGCTATCTCCCAATATAACCAGTATGCACAATATTGCAGACAAATCAAACGTACGTTCGAATCTCAATTTGGACCTCTCAGTCAAGGAAGTCCTAATCCTTCAGGTGAATACTGGACATGGAAAAGCGGTCCATGGCCATGGCAAGTATGA
- a CDS encoding CotO family spore coat protein, with protein MKKHQSVKNPPLLYIVQPELEPVLTSMQKTYVLRKDLPAETAAVHEEPVLSEEVKAESAVLKEKRLTKPLHSFNDLTNKEKIELLLNLPERLSSLNCSISTNVKTHIGKVTEYKDECVLINGEKIPLYEIQAITLKDL; from the coding sequence GTGAAAAAGCATCAATCTGTTAAAAATCCTCCGCTGCTGTATATCGTTCAGCCGGAATTGGAACCTGTTTTAACTTCTATGCAAAAAACATATGTCTTAAGAAAAGATCTGCCGGCAGAAACAGCAGCGGTACATGAAGAGCCAGTATTGAGCGAGGAAGTGAAAGCTGAGTCTGCAGTGCTGAAAGAAAAAAGGCTGACAAAGCCTCTGCATTCGTTTAACGATCTTACAAATAAAGAGAAAATTGAACTGCTTCTAAATTTACCTGAGAGACTCTCCAGTTTAAATTGCAGCATCAGTACAAATGTAAAGACTCATATTGGAAAAGTAACAGAATATAAAGATGAGTGTGTTTTGATTAATGGTGAGAAGATTCCGTTATACGAGATTCAGGCTATCACTTTAAAAGATTTATAA
- a CDS encoding glycosyltransferase, with the protein METIAHYLMEDVKINQRFIYNQMVYQGLYRSIVIGPFQRKQDTDFPLDSFYNINEIPDLTAFFKEQKVAAIHVHHGKHAVDVFPLAMQHNLPFIVSIRGSDGSAQSEALYNRNFSRYRSIVNHDSLFVPVCEYLGNELLKLGVPSCKINVLYGGIDLDVFPFQERHKPADGEFVIISVGRLVQKKGHDTLIRAFKSVHETYPNIKLKIIGGGKERANLEALIRELHITDAVFLLGKMSLFDIAEELKKAHLFCLPSEIAQNGDVEGIPNAIKEAMAIGLPVISTRHAGIPELISHLRTGYLIEERNVQQLSDGIESFLLSQETWSDYTRAARHIIEERFDLKKQLIKQHEMYDKFLKKNCK; encoded by the coding sequence ATGGAAACAATTGCGCATTATCTAATGGAAGATGTGAAAATCAATCAGCGCTTTATATACAATCAAATGGTTTATCAGGGGCTGTACCGCTCTATTGTAATCGGTCCCTTTCAGAGGAAGCAGGACACGGATTTCCCATTGGATTCTTTTTATAATATAAATGAGATTCCGGATCTAACTGCCTTTTTTAAAGAACAGAAGGTAGCCGCCATTCATGTACATCATGGCAAGCATGCCGTTGATGTCTTTCCGCTTGCCATGCAGCATAACCTTCCTTTTATAGTCAGCATCCGAGGTTCTGACGGTTCAGCACAAAGCGAAGCGCTGTATAATAGAAATTTTTCGCGTTACCGTTCAATTGTCAATCATGACAGTCTATTCGTGCCTGTTTGTGAATATCTTGGAAATGAGCTTCTGAAGCTTGGGGTTCCAAGCTGCAAAATAAATGTTCTTTATGGAGGAATTGACCTGGATGTGTTTCCATTTCAAGAACGCCATAAACCTGCTGATGGGGAGTTTGTCATCATTTCAGTCGGCAGACTAGTTCAAAAAAAGGGGCATGACACACTGATACGAGCTTTTAAGTCGGTCCATGAAACATATCCGAATATTAAGCTTAAAATCATTGGAGGCGGCAAGGAGAGAGCTAATCTCGAAGCGCTGATCAGGGAACTGCATATAACGGATGCTGTGTTTTTATTAGGGAAAATGAGCTTGTTTGATATAGCAGAAGAACTGAAAAAAGCGCACCTTTTTTGTTTGCCGAGTGAAATAGCCCAAAACGGAGATGTGGAAGGCATTCCAAATGCTATTAAAGAAGCGATGGCGATTGGTCTCCCCGTGATATCAACCAGGCATGCAGGAATACCTGAGCTGATTTCTCATCTTCGCACAGGCTATTTAATTGAAGAAAGAAATGTTCAGCAGCTCTCGGACGGAATTGAATCATTCCTCCTTTCACAAGAAACATGGAGTGACTATACCCGTGCTGCAAGACATATAATTGAAGAACGATTCGACTTGAAAAAACAGCTGATCAAGCAGCATGAGATGTATGATAAATTTCTTAAGAAGAATTGTAAATAA
- a CDS encoding NAD(P)-dependent oxidoreductase has product MRIVVTGCAGFIGSHLCEKLLEQEENTVIGIDCFIGPTPGSLKDLNISKLLPHPRFKLIKKSIMNIDCADLLQKADIVYHLAGIPGVRASWGKDFFPYTENNILATQRLLEAAKSVVSLKKFIYASTSSIYGYKHGMVPEDAMPDPLSPYGVTKLAGEHLCSVYHQNFEVPVTILRYFTVYGPRQRPDMAFHRFFNQILTDQPLTLFGDGTQSRDFTYIDDCVKGTAAVMNAENTIGKIFNIGGKERAAIHEIISEIEKIAGKKAVIRYLDAATGEPKHTHADISHAAKVLGYSPDISLREGLIKEFDYMKVILKGESP; this is encoded by the coding sequence ATGAGAATCGTTGTAACAGGATGCGCTGGATTTATTGGCTCTCACTTATGCGAAAAGCTGCTGGAACAGGAAGAAAATACGGTTATCGGGATTGATTGTTTTATCGGTCCCACACCAGGCTCTTTGAAAGATTTAAACATATCTAAACTGCTCCCGCATCCTCGCTTTAAGCTTATTAAAAAATCAATCATGAATATTGACTGTGCCGACCTTCTGCAAAAAGCAGATATCGTCTATCACCTTGCAGGTATTCCAGGAGTAAGAGCAAGCTGGGGAAAGGACTTTTTTCCTTATACTGAAAATAATATCCTTGCTACACAGCGTTTATTGGAAGCTGCTAAGTCTGTAGTAAGTCTCAAAAAGTTCATCTATGCTTCCACCTCGTCTATTTATGGATACAAACATGGAATGGTGCCTGAGGATGCGATGCCCGATCCGCTCTCGCCTTATGGGGTAACAAAGCTTGCAGGTGAGCATTTATGCTCCGTTTATCATCAGAACTTTGAAGTTCCTGTTACGATTTTGCGTTATTTTACCGTGTATGGTCCAAGACAGCGGCCAGACATGGCATTTCACCGCTTCTTTAATCAAATTCTAACGGATCAGCCGCTCACTTTATTTGGAGACGGCACTCAATCCCGTGATTTTACGTACATTGATGATTGCGTTAAGGGAACAGCTGCTGTCATGAACGCAGAGAATACCATCGGAAAAATTTTTAACATCGGCGGAAAGGAAAGAGCAGCCATTCATGAAATCATAAGTGAAATTGAAAAAATTGCAGGCAAGAAAGCTGTCATACGGTATTTAGATGCAGCTACCGGCGAACCGAAGCACACTCATGCAGATATCTCTCACGCAGCGAAGGTATTAGGCTATTCACCTGATATTTCCCTTCGCGAAGGGCTTATAAAAGAATTTGACTATATGAAGGTCATTTTAAAAGGAGAATCGCCATGA
- a CDS encoding glycosyltransferase family 4 protein: protein MNLAFICTEKLPAPAVKGGAIQLMLDGISPYFSQKYSVTIYSITDPLLPAENTENGIVYIRFPRSSFHEETARDLKGKSFTHIHVFNRPNEIWRYKQASPDSKLILSLHNDMFSTRKLKPNQALTAIQDCDAITTVSEYIKRTVTVRYPEAEEKTHVVYSGVDFSKFYPSGSPKGIKIKDLWRNKYGLQNKKVILFIGRLSRTKGPHLLIRAMEEVIKEHPDAVLVIVGGKWFSENGINEYVQYLYDESEPLKKHILFTKYIPSEEIPKVLLMGDMLVCSSQWHEPLARIHYEAMAAGLPIITTDRGGNAEVIINDMNGYVIKEYDQPEAFAARISYFLTNSTLSASLGTNGRRYAEKNFSFIKTARKLEQIYINA, encoded by the coding sequence ATGAATCTCGCTTTTATCTGCACGGAAAAACTGCCCGCACCAGCTGTGAAAGGAGGTGCCATTCAGCTTATGCTGGACGGCATCTCCCCTTATTTCAGCCAAAAGTACAGCGTCACAATTTATTCGATTACAGACCCTCTTCTCCCTGCTGAAAATACGGAGAACGGCATTGTGTATATTCGTTTTCCAAGGTCATCCTTTCATGAGGAGACAGCACGTGATCTAAAGGGAAAATCTTTTACACATATTCATGTTTTTAATCGCCCGAACGAAATTTGGAGATATAAACAGGCTTCCCCTGACAGCAAACTGATTCTCAGCCTGCATAACGATATGTTCTCAACGAGAAAACTAAAACCCAATCAGGCATTGACAGCCATTCAAGACTGCGATGCAATCACAACAGTGAGTGAATACATTAAACGCACTGTCACCGTCCGCTATCCGGAGGCAGAAGAAAAAACTCATGTTGTATACTCTGGCGTTGATTTTTCAAAGTTTTATCCCAGCGGGTCTCCTAAAGGCATCAAAATTAAGGATTTATGGAGGAATAAGTACGGACTGCAAAATAAAAAAGTGATCCTTTTTATCGGCAGATTAAGCCGGACTAAAGGGCCCCACCTTTTAATAAGAGCAATGGAGGAAGTCATTAAAGAGCACCCTGACGCCGTTTTAGTCATTGTCGGAGGAAAATGGTTCAGTGAAAATGGAATAAATGAATATGTTCAGTACTTATACGATGAATCAGAGCCTTTAAAAAAACATATCCTTTTTACAAAATATATACCTTCTGAAGAAATACCAAAAGTACTTCTGATGGGAGATATGCTCGTATGCAGCTCGCAGTGGCATGAACCTTTGGCGAGAATTCATTACGAGGCCATGGCAGCCGGTCTGCCGATTATCACCACTGATCGCGGGGGAAATGCAGAAGTAATCATCAATGATATGAATGGCTATGTGATCAAAGAGTATGATCAGCCGGAGGCATTTGCAGCACGCATCTCATACTTCCTTACGAACAGCACTCTTTCTGCATCTCTAGGGACAAATGGACGGCGCTATGCTGAAAAGAATTTTTCATTTATAAAGACAGCAAGAAAACTGGAACAAATTTATATTAACGCTTAA
- a CDS encoding spore coat associated protein CotJA, whose amino-acid sequence MNNQESFSAVKTYIPFHSQFDPCPPIGKKYYSTPPNLYLGFQPPNLPQFSPYEALKKGTLWPVFYDYYENPYKKGGS is encoded by the coding sequence ATGAATAATCAGGAATCTTTCTCCGCTGTTAAAACCTATATTCCTTTTCACAGCCAATTCGATCCCTGTCCGCCGATCGGCAAAAAATACTACTCGACTCCCCCAAACTTATATCTGGGATTTCAGCCGCCCAATCTTCCTCAATTCTCCCCATATGAAGCCTTAAAAAAAGGTACATTATGGCCTGTTTTTTATGATTATTATGAAAATCCATATAAAAAAGGAGGAAGCTAA